The Clostridia bacterium genomic sequence TTGATTGATGATGCGGTTGCACGCGTAATCCGCTCCGAGGGCGGTTATATCTGGGCTTGCAAGAACTATGACGGCGACGTCATGAGCGATATGGTGGCAACGGCCTACGGCTCTCTTGCTATGATGACCTCCGTGCTGGTTTCGCCCGACGGTGTGTATGAATATGAAGCGGCACACGGTACCGTTCAGCGTCATTATTACAAGCACTTGAAAGGCGAAAAAACCTCCACAAACTCGGTGGCAACCCTGTTTGCATGGACAGGTGCTTTAAGAAAACGCGGTGAAATGGACGAATTGCCCGACCTCATCAGATTCGCAGATGCTTTGGAAAAAGCAACCATCCAGACCATTGAAGAGGGCGTGATGACCGGCGACCTCTACCTCTTGTCCAACTTGCCCAACAAGCAAAAAGTAGACACCGAAGAATTTTTACTCGAAGTAAACAAACGCTTACAAGCATTGTTGGCATAATCAAAAAGCTCCCTCGGTGAGGGAGCTTTTTCAATTATATCATTTCTTTGCTTTGTAGTTGCTGGGCGAGCATCCGTATGCCTTACGAAATGCCTTGCCGAATGCTGAAACGGAAGAGTATCCGCATTTATCTGTAATTTCCGAAACAGTATTTCCGCTTTCCAACATATAAAGAGCAACAGACATCTTGTGCATCTGGCTGAATTTCATAGGCGATGTGCCCATAGCCTTAGAAAAAAGGCGTATAAAATAGCTTTCGTTTATAGAAAGTTTTTCAGCAATTTCTTTGGATGAAATATTGGGATTTTCTTCCAATAACTTTAATGCCGTTACAATAAACTTGTCCGAAATGTAGGGTAATTTTATATGCCGTTCTATATAAGAGAGTATCGACTTTAAAAATTTTAACGCAACGATGCGATCTGATTCATCCCGTCGGTGCAGTTTAATGCTGTTTATAAATGTAAAGAATTCTGCAAGCCCAAAGCTGTTTCCGGGAATTTCGGTAAAACTGTCAAACTGCAGAGCAGGGGCGCAGTAATAATCGAAAAAATTGTGGTCAAAATTTTCAGCCGATACACGGTGGAAGTCTTTGGCTTGCGGCAAAATATACACATTGCCCAGAGTGAGCTTAAATTCTTTCTGTGCATATTTCACCGTACAACTACCCCCATTTACATAATACAGACGGTTTAATTTTTTTGCAACATCATTTTTGCCCCACGGACCATTGGAAACAGCCCGTCCAAAGTCGTGCAGTGTAATTTTGTTATATTCCATAAAAATCTCTCCTTAATGTCAATAGTGGACTACTATTCGTCGATTTCGGAAATTCCCAAACGACAATAAACATGCTATAATTATTATAAAGTATGGATTTTATAAAGTCAATACTAAAATACAGGGAAGGATGAACAAAATGAAAAAAGGGTTTAAATTTTTGTCTGTTATGCTTGCACTTTCGTTGGTTTTGTCGTTGGTAGCCTGCAGCGGACAGAAAACAACAAGCAAAACGGACGACACGCTGACTATTTTCGGTAACGTGGGGAGTACGGAGGGGATGTCCGTGATTGATGAGAAGATTATTAACGGATTCAAAGAAAAAACAGGAATTACGGTTGAAATACAGACCGGCTCATCTTCGGGCTATCTGGAACAGCTGCAGCTTCTGATTGCATCGGGCGAGTATCCGGATGTTGCGTTGTTCCCCACGACCACCGTGCAGGCATATATTGATGTGTGCGAAGGCGGAAAGGTTGCAGCCCTTGACGAATATCTGACAGAGGAAAATTGTCCCAATCTGATGGCGTATACCTATCCGTCAGCCTGGGAAGGTGTAAAACCGCTTGATGACGGCAAAATTTATGCAGTTCCAAGAACATCGCTTACCCGTAACGAAGGAATAATTGTTCGCGCTGACTGGATGAAAAATATCGGCATGGGCAATATTTTAGAGCGTGATTTTCATGATGTTTCGGCAGATGAATTTAAAGAAATTTTAAAAAGAATGACCGAGGATGACCCGGATAACAACGGTAAAGATGATACTATAGGTACATCCTGCTGGACGGATGATGTAACCAAGCAGTTCGGACCTCTCGAATTTTCGCGCGGTTTTTACGGCGACTACGGCTGGTATGCTTACGAAGGCGAAGAATATGATTATATGTTTCCGCAGTACTCATTAAAGAGTGATATCTTTAAAAATCAGCTGCAGTACACACAGGATTTGTATACCGCCGGCTATTTTGATGTAGACGGA encodes the following:
- a CDS encoding helix-turn-helix transcriptional regulator is translated as MEYNKITLHDFGRAVSNGPWGKNDVAKKLNRLYYVNGGSCTVKYAQKEFKLTLGNVYILPQAKDFHRVSAENFDHNFFDYYCAPALQFDSFTEIPGNSFGLAEFFTFINSIKLHRRDESDRIVALKFLKSILSYIERHIKLPYISDKFIVTALKLLEENPNISSKEIAEKLSINESYFIRLFSKAMGTSPMKFSQMHKMSVALYMLESGNTVSEITDKCGYSSVSAFGKAFRKAYGCSPSNYKAKK
- a CDS encoding extracellular solute-binding protein; the protein is MKKGFKFLSVMLALSLVLSLVACSGQKTTSKTDDTLTIFGNVGSTEGMSVIDEKIINGFKEKTGITVEIQTGSSSGYLEQLQLLIASGEYPDVALFPTTTVQAYIDVCEGGKVAALDEYLTEENCPNLMAYTYPSAWEGVKPLDDGKIYAVPRTSLTRNEGIIVRADWMKNIGMGNILERDFHDVSADEFKEILKRMTEDDPDNNGKDDTIGTSCWTDDVTKQFGPLEFSRGFYGDYGWYAYEGEEYDYMFPQYSLKSDIFKNQLQYTQDLYTAGYFDVDGPSMTKSAVGDEFIKQRYGVRPAFVGDLASEEEKIVDANNGIRHPEGSYVDYIFAKDENGVVAGNGYYKPMWGQWCVFTVCENPNNFIQFCDYMLSDEVWDMIANGVEGITYEMIGGIKTPIVVEPGEQGRGASFPSGIIRKAGDPEFFALRGVKPDKTAYMEEPTLHSFYIGQVTQIDGLDNGFVPEASSKTQFINAQDDLAQVITKICAGKMRVSEYDKALDAWYKAGGKDYVEQMNAYISKNQSSDSATKIEKPVQPDQWTAEYNALLEKYEQ